Proteins encoded within one genomic window of Comamonas endophytica:
- a CDS encoding alpha,alpha-trehalose-phosphate synthase (UDP-forming): protein MKLIIVSNRVCHDEKPQAGGLAAAVQDTFSSVQGLWIGWSGDVSDSCKRKSGTVGNIEFEVFSLTEKEYRDYYLAYSNEVLWPICHLRPDHLHPDEEAFRTYRQVNEKFAAEVLAHAHEDDVVWVHDYHLLLTAKALRDRGHLGTVGYFHHIPVPPMDLLRMVPQHAELFGGLLSYDVVGLQTGGDLKNLADYFQALKRKHPDMLIFHAGSEMFNVRHHGRTTRFGVYPISIDTARIEGVAPQARAESAVQQLKASLGDSPLVIGVDRLDYSKGLKRKFLAFERYIAQARQSPSEEPPVLLQIASKSRSELSSYQQLCTELESLASRINGSHGTPTYAPIRYVNAVYEHGLLTGFYRLARAALVTPLKDGMNLVAKEYLAAQDPDDPGVLILSEFAGAAHELSEALLVNPFDLDSVAQAIERALQMPRLERVQRHRAMLKRLRSHDIQWWHQRYLSDLFSRQGQALEKTGS from the coding sequence ATGAAACTGATTATTGTCTCGAACCGAGTGTGCCATGATGAAAAACCCCAGGCGGGCGGGCTGGCAGCCGCGGTGCAAGACACGTTTTCGTCGGTGCAAGGCCTGTGGATCGGATGGAGCGGGGACGTCAGCGATTCCTGCAAAAGAAAATCCGGCACTGTGGGGAATATTGAATTCGAGGTTTTCTCCCTGACCGAAAAGGAATATCGGGATTATTATCTCGCATATTCCAACGAAGTTCTCTGGCCGATATGCCATCTGCGGCCCGACCACCTGCATCCGGATGAGGAGGCCTTCCGCACCTACCGGCAGGTCAATGAAAAATTCGCTGCCGAGGTGCTGGCGCATGCGCACGAGGATGACGTCGTCTGGGTGCACGACTACCACCTGCTGCTGACGGCGAAGGCACTGCGCGATCGCGGCCACCTTGGCACGGTGGGATATTTCCATCACATTCCCGTGCCGCCAATGGACCTGCTGCGCATGGTGCCGCAGCATGCGGAACTGTTTGGCGGGCTGTTGAGCTATGACGTGGTGGGCCTGCAGACCGGTGGCGACCTGAAGAACCTGGCCGATTATTTCCAGGCGCTCAAACGTAAGCATCCGGACATGCTGATCTTCCATGCGGGCAGCGAGATGTTCAACGTGCGCCACCACGGCCGCACCACGCGCTTTGGCGTCTACCCGATCTCCATCGACACGGCGCGCATCGAAGGCGTTGCGCCGCAGGCCCGGGCGGAGTCCGCCGTGCAGCAGCTCAAGGCCTCGCTGGGCGACAGCCCGCTGGTCATCGGAGTGGACCGGCTGGATTACAGCAAGGGCCTGAAGCGCAAGTTCCTGGCGTTCGAACGCTATATCGCGCAGGCCAGGCAGAGCCCCTCCGAGGAGCCGCCGGTGCTGCTGCAGATCGCCAGCAAGTCGCGCAGCGAGCTGTCGAGCTACCAGCAGCTGTGCACCGAGCTCGAGTCGCTGGCCTCGCGCATCAATGGCAGCCACGGCACGCCCACCTATGCGCCGATCCGCTATGTCAATGCCGTGTATGAGCATGGGCTGCTGACGGGCTTCTACCGGCTGGCGCGCGCCGCGCTGGTCACCCCGCTGAAGGACGGCATGAACCTCGTGGCCAAGGAATACCTGGCGGCGCAGGACCCGGACGATCCGGGCGTGCTGATCCTGTCGGAGTTCGCCGGCGCGGCGCATGAGCTGAGCGAGGCGCTGCTGGTCAACCCCTTCGACCTGGACAGCGTGGCGCAGGCCATCGAGCGCGCGCTGCAGATGCCGCGGCTGGAACGCGTGCAGCGCCACCGCGCCATGCTCAAGAGGCTGCGCAGCCATGACATCCAGTGGTGGCATCAGCGCTATCTCTCCGACCTGTTCTCGCGCCAGGGACAGGCGCTGGAGAAAACCGGCTCATGA
- a CDS encoding ferritin-like domain-containing protein has protein sequence MNNNEQMHGQMTLDHQRLEAVKQSLDQGAVTPEVQPWREPIIKLLNDSLATELVCALRYKRHHFTASGLESPAIAEEFLVHAKEEEAHADKIAKRIVQLGGTPDYNPDTLTARSHADYNDDEDLHSMIRSNLIAERVAIEAYSQIIELIGDKDPTTRRLMEHILEEEQEHADELSDWMKRA, from the coding sequence ATGAACAACAACGAGCAAATGCACGGTCAGATGACCCTGGACCATCAGCGGCTGGAAGCCGTCAAGCAGAGCCTGGACCAGGGCGCCGTCACGCCCGAGGTGCAACCCTGGCGCGAGCCCATCATCAAGCTGCTCAACGACTCGCTGGCCACGGAGCTTGTCTGCGCGCTGCGCTACAAGCGCCACCATTTCACGGCCTCCGGCCTGGAGTCCCCGGCCATCGCCGAAGAGTTCCTGGTCCATGCCAAGGAGGAGGAAGCGCATGCCGACAAGATCGCCAAGCGCATCGTGCAGCTCGGCGGCACGCCCGACTACAACCCCGACACGCTGACCGCGCGCAGCCACGCCGACTACAACGACGATGAAGACCTGCACTCCATGATCCGCTCCAACCTGATCGCCGAGCGGGTCGCCATCGAGGCCTATTCGCAGATCATCGAGCTGATCGGCGACAAGGATCCCACGACGCGCCGCCTGATGGAGCACATCCTCGAGGAGGAGCAGGAACATGCCGACGAACTGTCGGACTGGATGAAGCGCGCCTGA
- a CDS encoding class I SAM-dependent methyltransferase has product MDSNQALWEKGDFTQVAAFMRDSGEALVEGLDIRPGMQVLDVGCGDGTTALPAARRGARVLGIDIARSLVAAGNARAQAEGLDDCRFQQGDAARLVGVADHSADLVLSIFGAMFASDPLAVARELVRVTRRGGRIVMGNWISDDPSFISQVLKISARYAPPPPEGFISPLAWGSEINVRGRFAAAGVLPEQIRCSRETYLFRAPMEPTALIEVLRKFYGPAMNAFEAATKAGTQDVLQRELEALASAHNTSARAHTTVIPATFLKVIVNL; this is encoded by the coding sequence ATGGACAGCAATCAGGCGTTATGGGAAAAGGGGGATTTCACGCAAGTCGCCGCTTTCATGCGCGACAGCGGGGAAGCGCTGGTCGAGGGACTGGACATACGGCCGGGCATGCAGGTGCTGGATGTGGGTTGCGGCGACGGCACCACCGCGCTGCCGGCGGCGCGGCGCGGCGCGCGGGTGCTGGGCATCGACATCGCGCGCAGCCTGGTGGCCGCGGGCAACGCGCGCGCGCAGGCCGAGGGCCTGGACGATTGCCGCTTCCAGCAGGGGGATGCGGCCCGCCTGGTGGGTGTGGCGGACCACAGCGCGGACCTGGTGCTCAGCATCTTCGGCGCCATGTTCGCGTCCGACCCGTTGGCCGTCGCGCGCGAACTGGTGCGTGTCACCAGGCGCGGCGGACGCATCGTCATGGGCAACTGGATCAGTGACGATCCCAGCTTCATCTCGCAGGTGCTCAAGATCAGCGCCCGGTATGCGCCGCCACCGCCCGAGGGCTTCATCAGTCCGCTGGCCTGGGGTTCGGAAATCAACGTGCGCGGGCGCTTCGCCGCCGCGGGCGTGCTACCGGAGCAGATCCGCTGTTCGCGCGAAACCTATCTGTTCCGGGCGCCGATGGAGCCCACAGCCTTGATCGAGGTTTTGCGCAAGTTCTACGGCCCGGCCATGAATGCCTTCGAGGCCGCCACGAAAGCCGGTACCCAGGACGTGCTGCAGCGCGAACTCGAGGCGCTGGCCAGTGCGCACAACACCAGCGCGCGCGCCCACACCACGGTCATTCCCGCCACCTTTCTCAAGGTGATCGTCAATCTCTGA
- a CDS encoding class I SAM-dependent methyltransferase, with amino-acid sequence MKPDFDAPHLDPDPWGYQKHWYERRRRQLIAAMLPNEKLGCVLEIGCSSGLMTQLLAPRASQLLAVDVSAKAVELARERLQGLPQVQVLQADITRDWPQQAFTHILLCDVAYYLEQAQIRQLARNIARQATGVLLLAHWRHAFEQVATPAQAAHDLLREGTGWHGLAHYEDEDLLVDVLGADATSIARKEGIA; translated from the coding sequence ATGAAACCTGATTTCGACGCCCCGCACCTCGACCCCGATCCCTGGGGCTACCAGAAGCACTGGTACGAAAGGCGCCGGCGCCAGCTGATTGCCGCCATGCTCCCCAACGAGAAGCTCGGCTGCGTGCTGGAGATCGGCTGCTCCAGCGGCCTGATGACGCAGCTGCTGGCACCGCGCGCCAGCCAGCTGCTGGCCGTCGATGTCTCGGCCAAGGCGGTGGAGCTGGCGCGCGAGCGCCTGCAGGGCTTGCCCCAGGTGCAGGTGCTGCAGGCCGACATCACCCGCGACTGGCCGCAGCAGGCCTTCACCCATATCCTGCTGTGCGATGTGGCGTACTACCTGGAGCAGGCGCAGATCCGGCAGCTGGCACGGAACATCGCGCGGCAGGCCACGGGCGTGCTGCTGCTGGCGCACTGGCGCCACGCCTTCGAGCAGGTCGCCACGCCGGCGCAGGCCGCGCATGATCTGCTGCGCGAGGGCACCGGCTGGCATGGCCTGGCGCACTACGAGGATGAAGACCTGTTGGTCGACGTGCTGGGCGCGGACGCCACCAGCATTGCGCGCAAGGAGGGCATCGCATGA
- a CDS encoding transglutaminase-like domain-containing protein has protein sequence MIRLQLQLELSYTVLAPGAEFFFFFHAANTSHQRVIDENLVISQPDAAWQLQESDCMGQRCLRLGAQPGPLTVRYTAGVEMRHHVADPAQIPEVPVCDIPHDVLQYIYPSRYCQSDRLYNFAGGLFGGLPRGYSRAKAICDWVGQHVTFRSNSSDGTTSAVDTLIERVGVCRDFAHLMIALCRAVNMPARFVTGTDFGADPKMGPPDFHAYVEVYLGGRWYLFDPSRTAIPMGMMRMATGRDAADVAFATIFGSVYSDQPRILVVAGEDAEAGWEFPEHTDQAVSTA, from the coding sequence ATGATCAGACTTCAACTCCAGCTCGAGTTGTCCTATACGGTACTTGCACCCGGTGCGGAATTCTTCTTTTTCTTTCATGCCGCAAACACATCCCATCAGAGGGTGATCGACGAGAACCTGGTGATCAGCCAGCCCGATGCCGCCTGGCAGCTGCAGGAAAGCGACTGCATGGGCCAGCGCTGCCTGCGCCTGGGCGCCCAGCCCGGCCCACTGACGGTGCGCTACACCGCCGGCGTGGAAATGCGGCACCATGTGGCCGACCCCGCGCAGATCCCCGAGGTGCCGGTCTGCGACATTCCGCACGACGTGCTGCAATACATCTACCCCAGCCGCTATTGCCAGTCCGACCGCCTGTACAACTTCGCCGGCGGGCTGTTCGGCGGGTTGCCCCGCGGCTACTCGCGTGCCAAGGCGATCTGCGACTGGGTGGGCCAGCATGTGACCTTCCGCTCGAACAGCTCCGATGGCACGACTTCCGCGGTCGACACCCTGATCGAGCGCGTGGGCGTTTGCCGCGATTTCGCGCACCTGATGATCGCGCTGTGCCGGGCGGTGAACATGCCCGCGCGCTTCGTCACGGGCACGGACTTCGGCGCCGACCCGAAGATGGGCCCGCCCGACTTCCATGCCTATGTCGAGGTCTACCTCGGCGGGCGCTGGTACCTGTTCGATCCCTCGCGCACCGCCATTCCCATGGGCATGATGCGCATGGCGACCGGGCGCGACGCGGCCGACGTGGCCTTCGCCACGATCTTCGGCAGCGTCTACAGCGACCAGCCGCGCATCCTGGTGGTGGCTGGCGAAGACGCCGAGGCCGGGTGGGAGTTTCCCGAGCACACCGACCAGGCGGTTTCAACGGCCTGA
- the otsB gene encoding trehalose-phosphatase: MALFLDLDGTLIEIAPTPDAVHVPPELLQVLSALSARLGGALACVSGRAFGELERLVGSSGIALAGSHGAELLAPALPDPRIARMVRECKDALQAWPGALVEQKPCGLALHWRLAPAAEGAVRALGAQLAQQLATHHLKEGKMVLELVPQGANKGSALRALMQQPPWRGRQPVFVGDDYTDISAMQAARALGGRAIAVGPRVAEHADAVFDSPAQVLAWLQQQ; encoded by the coding sequence ATGGCATTGTTCCTGGACCTGGACGGCACGCTGATCGAGATCGCGCCCACGCCGGATGCGGTCCACGTCCCTCCCGAGCTGCTGCAGGTCCTAAGCGCGCTTTCGGCGCGGCTCGGCGGGGCGCTGGCCTGCGTCAGCGGCCGCGCCTTCGGGGAGCTCGAGCGGCTGGTCGGCAGCTCGGGCATCGCGCTGGCCGGCAGCCATGGCGCGGAACTGCTCGCGCCCGCGCTGCCCGACCCGCGCATTGCGCGGATGGTGCGCGAGTGCAAGGACGCGCTGCAGGCCTGGCCCGGCGCACTGGTCGAGCAAAAGCCCTGCGGCCTGGCGCTGCACTGGCGGCTGGCTCCGGCGGCCGAGGGCGCGGTCCGCGCACTGGGCGCGCAGCTGGCACAGCAGCTGGCCACGCACCATCTGAAGGAAGGCAAGATGGTGCTGGAGCTGGTGCCGCAGGGCGCCAATAAAGGCAGCGCGCTGCGCGCGTTGATGCAGCAGCCGCCGTGGCGCGGCAGGCAGCCGGTGTTCGTCGGCGACGATTACACCGACATCAGCGCCATGCAGGCCGCACGCGCGCTCGGGGGCCGGGCCATCGCCGTGGGCCCGCGCGTCGCGGAGCATGCCGACGCGGTCTTCGACTCGCCCGCCCAGGTGCTGGCGTGGCTGCAGCAGCAATGA
- a CDS encoding acyl-CoA dehydrogenase, whose protein sequence is MSRASAELFRLALQSSPRLPRPGGGATLERWRALAALAAQDLAACKLAEAHWDALVILEDLGIEAPRDARSWGVWAAENPRAPLSLQRAGDGDVLVGCKSWCSGADVVSHALLTCEDAERGPCFVLLDMRAPGISLDRQGWQALGMRHVHTPQLRFDHTPVRLLGERSEYLQRPGFWHGGAGIAACWYGAACEIAQLLRTRLHEDQPHAAAHLGTMFTQLRAARSMFHQLAQRLDAQPHEPWVEEVQALRSFVRRVASDTIERSARAMGPAPLCNDAAHAQRCADLAVWCTQQHAEKDDAELARLTQAPSVVWEL, encoded by the coding sequence ATGAGCAGGGCCAGCGCCGAACTGTTTCGCCTGGCCCTGCAGAGTTCACCGCGGCTGCCGCGCCCGGGCGGCGGCGCCACCCTCGAGCGCTGGCGCGCGCTGGCAGCGCTGGCGGCGCAGGACCTCGCCGCGTGCAAGCTGGCCGAAGCGCACTGGGATGCGCTGGTGATCCTGGAGGATCTGGGCATCGAAGCGCCACGGGATGCGCGCAGCTGGGGAGTGTGGGCTGCGGAAAATCCCAGGGCGCCGCTTTCGCTGCAGCGTGCCGGCGATGGCGACGTGCTGGTGGGGTGCAAGTCCTGGTGCTCGGGCGCCGATGTCGTGAGCCACGCGCTGCTGACCTGCGAAGACGCCGAGCGCGGCCCCTGCTTCGTGCTGCTGGACATGCGGGCGCCGGGCATTTCCCTCGACCGCCAGGGCTGGCAGGCGCTGGGCATGCGCCATGTGCACACGCCGCAATTGCGCTTCGACCACACCCCCGTGCGCCTGCTCGGCGAGCGCTCGGAATATCTGCAGCGCCCGGGCTTCTGGCATGGCGGCGCAGGCATTGCCGCCTGCTGGTATGGCGCGGCCTGCGAGATCGCGCAGCTGCTGCGCACGCGGCTGCACGAGGACCAGCCGCATGCCGCGGCGCATCTGGGCACGATGTTCACCCAGCTGCGCGCGGCGCGCTCCATGTTCCATCAGCTCGCGCAGCGCCTGGATGCGCAGCCGCACGAGCCCTGGGTCGAGGAAGTGCAGGCGCTGCGCAGTTTCGTGCGCCGCGTGGCCAGCGACACCATCGAGCGCAGCGCGCGCGCCATGGGGCCCGCGCCGCTGTGCAACGATGCGGCACACGCGCAGCGCTGCGCCGATCTGGCCGTGTGGTGTACCCAGCAGCATGCCGAGAAGGACGATGCCGAGCTGGCGCGCCTGACGCAGGCCCCGTCCGTGGTGTGGGAGCTCTAG
- a CDS encoding PIG-L deacetylase family protein, with protein MQAPPLLAQRLGGYRTLVVLAPHPDDEVLGCFGLIRLAQQLGLAVEVHIVTDGERCFGALPASEEQALREARQQESRAAATLLECPPPQFWQLGDSQLMEQGPLLDRQLLNHWRADALYVAPWWHDGHPDHEAVAHCLRRIATPQNCLYYPVWSLVDPLRRARFMAHPRIHTLALAPEALQHKRKAAALFQTQFSRNGVAEGAILRAEFLAAFTSDHEHYLDET; from the coding sequence GTGCAGGCGCCGCCATTGCTCGCGCAGCGCCTGGGCGGCTATCGCACGCTGGTCGTGCTCGCGCCGCATCCCGATGACGAGGTGCTGGGCTGCTTCGGGCTGATCCGCCTGGCGCAGCAGCTGGGCCTTGCGGTCGAGGTGCACATCGTCACCGACGGCGAGCGCTGCTTTGGCGCCTTGCCCGCGTCCGAGGAGCAGGCGCTGCGCGAGGCGCGCCAGCAGGAGTCGCGCGCAGCGGCAACGCTGCTGGAATGCCCGCCGCCGCAGTTCTGGCAGCTGGGCGATTCGCAGCTGATGGAGCAGGGTCCGCTGCTCGACCGCCAACTGCTCAACCATTGGCGCGCCGATGCGCTGTATGTCGCGCCCTGGTGGCACGACGGCCATCCAGACCACGAGGCGGTCGCCCACTGCCTGCGCCGCATCGCCACGCCGCAGAACTGCCTGTACTACCCCGTATGGAGCCTGGTGGACCCGCTGCGCCGCGCGCGCTTCATGGCCCATCCCCGGATCCATACGCTGGCGCTGGCGCCCGAGGCCCTGCAGCACAAGCGCAAGGCGGCCGCGCTGTTCCAGACGCAATTCAGCCGCAATGGCGTCGCCGAGGGCGCCATCCTGCGCGCCGAGTTCCTCGCGGCATTCACTTCCGATCACGAGCATTATCTTGATGAAACCTGA
- a CDS encoding glycosyltransferase, producing MIGVVIPAHNEEQHLQACLLSVRKSVQHLARQGLSARIMVVLDACTDGSAHIARALADQVLEITQRNVGEARRAGAQWLLEQGSEWIACTDADTQVPENWLYAQWACQADVFCGIVRVEDWGDYSPEVVRAFHASVPQDGHPHIHGANMGLSREAYLQSGGFLPAAAHEDVSLIRRCELAGLRIARRIEPCVVTSARRDARAREGFGDFLLKLERSVNAAPAHAGAALG from the coding sequence ATGATCGGCGTCGTCATACCCGCGCACAACGAGGAGCAGCACCTGCAGGCTTGCCTGCTGTCGGTGCGCAAGAGCGTGCAGCATCTTGCGCGCCAGGGCCTTTCGGCGCGCATCATGGTGGTGCTCGACGCCTGCACCGACGGCTCGGCGCACATCGCGCGCGCGCTTGCCGACCAGGTGCTGGAGATCACGCAGCGCAATGTCGGCGAGGCCCGGCGCGCGGGCGCGCAGTGGCTGCTGGAGCAGGGCAGCGAATGGATCGCCTGCACCGATGCCGACACCCAGGTGCCCGAGAACTGGCTGTACGCGCAATGGGCCTGCCAGGCCGACGTGTTCTGCGGCATCGTGCGCGTGGAGGATTGGGGCGACTATTCGCCGGAGGTCGTTCGGGCCTTCCATGCCAGCGTGCCGCAAGACGGCCATCCGCACATCCACGGCGCCAACATGGGGCTGTCGCGCGAGGCCTACCTGCAGTCGGGCGGCTTCCTGCCCGCCGCCGCGCACGAGGACGTGAGCCTGATCCGGCGCTGCGAGCTTGCGGGCCTGCGCATCGCGCGGCGCATCGAGCCCTGCGTCGTGACCAGCGCGCGGCGTGATGCGCGCGCGCGCGAGGGCTTTGGCGATTTCCTGCTCAAGCTCGAGCGCAGCGTGAATGCGGCGCCGGCGCATGCGGGAGCTGCGCTTGGCTGA
- a CDS encoding alpha/beta hydrolase has protein sequence MPAPLTVRPAPSTHTDNAIALACGQEVVVRTYGSKKAGETLPLVVHFHGGAFISGTLDNGCTVAHLFEAAGARVVSVAYPLAPEHPFPKPLEIGYGVLQWAFKHRARLAGKGAQVYLAGEEAGGNLAAGVCMMARDQRHPPLAGQILLSPMLDPCVGTASVRAATGAATDCKWAQGWHQFLRSAYDAVHPYAVPSAAQRLAGLPPTLMLVGQDDPMRDEALAYAARLEAAGLSVTRHVFAKAQQWPDALLAPDTRPCPCAKEVQDQFQRFFATTRCPPSP, from the coding sequence ATGCCTGCACCCTTGACTGTCCGTCCTGCGCCATCGACCCATACCGACAACGCCATTGCCCTGGCATGCGGTCAGGAGGTCGTCGTGCGCACCTATGGCAGCAAGAAAGCCGGCGAGACCCTGCCGCTGGTCGTGCATTTCCATGGCGGGGCGTTCATCTCCGGCACGCTCGACAACGGCTGCACGGTCGCGCATCTGTTCGAGGCTGCCGGTGCACGCGTGGTGTCGGTGGCCTATCCGCTGGCGCCCGAGCATCCCTTTCCCAAACCGCTGGAGATCGGCTATGGCGTGCTGCAATGGGCATTCAAGCACCGTGCGCGGCTGGCGGGCAAGGGCGCCCAGGTCTATCTGGCCGGAGAAGAAGCCGGCGGGAATCTGGCGGCCGGGGTCTGCATGATGGCGCGCGACCAGCGCCATCCGCCGCTGGCCGGGCAGATCCTGCTGTCGCCGATGCTCGATCCCTGCGTCGGCACCGCTTCGGTGCGTGCCGCCACCGGTGCCGCCACCGACTGCAAGTGGGCCCAGGGCTGGCACCAGTTCCTGCGCTCGGCCTATGACGCGGTGCATCCCTATGCGGTGCCCAGCGCGGCCCAGCGCCTGGCAGGCCTGCCGCCGACGCTGATGCTCGTGGGCCAGGACGACCCGATGCGCGACGAAGCGCTGGCCTATGCGGCGCGGCTTGAAGCGGCCGGGTTGTCCGTGACGCGGCATGTCTTTGCCAAGGCGCAGCAGTGGCCCGATGCGCTGCTTGCGCCCGACACGCGGCCATGCCCCTGTGCGAAGGAAGTGCAGGACCAGTTCCAGCGTTTCTTCGCGA
- a CDS encoding LysR family transcriptional regulator: MDQIQAMRTFVRVVEAGTFTHAADSLELPKATVTKHVQALEERLRVKLLNRTTRRVTVTTDGAAYYDRAVRLLADFDDMEASMTQARATPRGRLRVDVGTSVARLLIIPHLAQFQQRYPDIQIDLGVTDRTIDLISDNVDCVIRGGELTDQSLVARRIANLEFVTVATPAYLAQHGTPTHPRELEAGHRYVTYFSPVSLRRYPLEFHRDGELIEIGGAAHLTVNESNAYMSALAAGQGIGQITTFQAQPYLERGELVALLPDWPQPLLPVYVVYPPNRHLSAKVRAFVDWAAELFARHPLLQRA; this comes from the coding sequence ATGGATCAGATTCAAGCCATGCGTACCTTCGTGCGCGTGGTCGAGGCTGGCACCTTCACCCACGCGGCCGACTCTCTGGAGCTGCCCAAGGCCACCGTCACCAAGCATGTGCAGGCGCTCGAAGAGCGGCTGCGCGTGAAGCTGCTCAACCGCACGACGCGCCGCGTCACCGTGACCACCGATGGCGCCGCCTACTACGACCGCGCCGTGCGGCTGCTGGCCGACTTCGACGACATGGAAGCGAGCATGACCCAGGCCCGCGCCACTCCGCGCGGGCGGCTGCGCGTCGATGTCGGCACCTCGGTCGCGCGGCTGCTGATCATTCCGCATCTGGCGCAGTTCCAGCAGCGCTATCCCGACATCCAGATCGACCTGGGCGTGACCGACCGCACCATCGATCTGATCAGCGACAACGTCGACTGCGTGATACGAGGGGGCGAACTCACCGACCAGTCGCTCGTCGCGCGGCGCATCGCCAACCTGGAGTTCGTCACCGTCGCCACGCCCGCCTACCTGGCGCAGCACGGCACGCCCACGCATCCGCGGGAGCTGGAAGCCGGACACCGCTATGTGACCTATTTCTCGCCGGTGTCGCTGCGCCGCTATCCGCTGGAATTCCACCGCGATGGCGAACTCATCGAGATCGGCGGCGCCGCGCACCTCACGGTGAACGAAAGCAACGCCTATATGAGCGCGCTGGCGGCGGGCCAGGGCATCGGGCAGATCACGACCTTCCAGGCACAGCCGTACCTGGAGCGCGGCGAACTGGTGGCCCTGCTGCCCGACTGGCCGCAGCCACTGCTGCCGGTCTATGTGGTGTATCCGCCCAACCGGCATCTGAGCGCCAAGGTGCGCGCCTTCGTCGACTGGGCAGCCGAGCTGTTTGCACGCCACCCGCTGCTGCAGCGCGCCTGA
- a CDS encoding SDR family NAD(P)-dependent oxidoreductase produces the protein MSSSPSIVITGGFGALGSAIGMAAADAGARVCLIGHGNAPDTPLPSIGNIDLTDPDAAQAALQQASGLLGGIDALVNVAGGFQWQTSSGDAFDAWDRMYAMNLKTAVLATRAALPWLRARPQARIVNVGATAALSAAAGMGAYAASKAGVIKLTEALAAELAEAGINVNAVLPSIIDTPQNRRDMPDADPRQWVRADDVARVVLFFLGPGAVAVTGAALPVTLGRGARSDERL, from the coding sequence ATGAGCTCCTCTCCCTCGATCGTGATCACCGGCGGCTTCGGCGCGCTCGGCAGCGCCATCGGCATGGCGGCGGCCGACGCCGGCGCGCGCGTCTGCCTCATCGGCCACGGCAACGCGCCGGATACGCCCCTGCCCAGCATCGGCAACATCGACCTCACCGATCCCGACGCTGCGCAGGCCGCGCTGCAGCAGGCCTCGGGCCTGCTGGGCGGCATCGATGCGCTGGTCAACGTCGCGGGCGGCTTCCAGTGGCAGACCTCGAGCGGCGATGCATTCGATGCCTGGGACCGCATGTATGCCATGAACCTGAAGACCGCCGTGCTGGCCACGCGTGCCGCGCTGCCCTGGCTGCGCGCGCGGCCGCAGGCGCGCATCGTGAACGTGGGTGCCACGGCGGCACTGTCGGCTGCGGCCGGCATGGGGGCCTACGCCGCATCCAAGGCCGGCGTCATCAAGCTCACCGAGGCCTTGGCCGCCGAACTTGCAGAGGCCGGCATCAACGTCAACGCCGTGTTGCCCAGCATCATCGATACCCCGCAAAACCGCCGCGACATGCCCGACGCCGATCCGCGCCAATGGGTGCGCGCCGACGATGTGGCGCGCGTGGTGCTGTTTTTCCTCGGCCCGGGCGCGGTGGCCGTGACCGGCGCGGCACTGCCCGTGACGCTCGGGCGCGGCGCGCGCTCCGACGAGCGGCTCTAG